In one window of Mobiluncus massiliensis DNA:
- the purQ gene encoding phosphoribosylformylglycinamidine synthase subunit PurQ, whose product MSAKVGVVTFPGTLDDQDARRAVRLAGATPVQLWHQDADLHGVDAVVLAGGFSYGDYLRCGAIARFAPVMESIVEAAGRGMPVLGICNGFQVLTEAHLLDGALMRNEHKKFICRDQALRVENTHTAWTSAFSAGEEILIPLKNGEGNFRADPHTVERLEGEGQVVFRYVGPLGNPNGSLNDIAGITNAKGNVVGLMPHPEHAVESGFGPTPGQQNRTGTDGLKFFTSAISSVLG is encoded by the coding sequence ATGAGTGCCAAAGTTGGGGTCGTGACGTTCCCGGGAACCCTCGATGACCAGGACGCCCGCCGGGCGGTGCGCTTGGCCGGCGCCACGCCGGTGCAGTTATGGCACCAGGACGCGGACTTGCACGGGGTTGATGCCGTAGTCTTGGCGGGCGGGTTTTCGTACGGGGACTATTTGCGGTGCGGCGCGATTGCGCGTTTCGCTCCGGTGATGGAATCTATCGTCGAAGCTGCCGGTCGGGGTATGCCGGTGTTGGGGATTTGCAACGGGTTCCAGGTGCTGACCGAAGCGCACCTGCTGGATGGGGCCCTGATGCGTAACGAGCATAAAAAGTTCATCTGCCGCGACCAGGCGTTGCGAGTCGAAAACACTCACACGGCTTGGACCAGCGCATTTAGCGCAGGCGAAGAAATCCTTATTCCGCTCAAGAACGGGGAGGGCAATTTCCGGGCTGACCCGCACACCGTGGAGCGCCTCGAAGGCGAAGGCCAGGTCGTGTTCCGCTATGTCGGTCCGCTGGGCAATCCCAACGGTTCGCTCAATGACATTGCCGGGATTACGAACGCAAAAGGTAACGTGGTCGGCTTGATGCCGCACCCGGAGCACGCCGTGGAGTCGGGTTTCGGCCCCACCCCCGGCCAGCAAAATCGGACCGGAACTGACGGTCTCAAGTTCTTTACTTCCGCCATTAGCTCAGTGCTGGGCTAA
- the purL gene encoding phosphoribosylformylglycinamidine synthase subunit PurL codes for MTTYDTVENAQQTPDEPQDYRALGLKDDEYAHIKEILGRRPTAAELAMYSVMWSEHCSYKSSKKHLKEQFGAKTTPEMKEHLLVGMGQNAGVVDIGDGYAVTFKVESHNHPSFVEPYQGAATGVGGIVRDIMAMGARPVAVMDQLRFGSEDHPDTARVVHGVVAGVGGYGNCLGLPNIGGETEFDSSYQGNPLVNALCMGVMRHEDIHLANATGVGNHVVLFGARTGGDGIGGASILASESFEDGMPTKRPSVQVGDPFMEKVLIECCLELFDAGVVEAIQDLGAAGISCATSELAANGDSGMHVDLEKVLLRDPTLTAGEILMSESQERMMAIVSTAHLSEFEDIVRKWDVEYAVIGTVTGDGRLTVDHHGQRIVDVDPKTVAIDSPVYDRPYAKPAWQDALNANTVLEAMARGELEMPGDNDPEKLRQEILDVCVTNPNAAAKNWVTDQYDRFVRGNTGLSYPDDAGVIRVVEETGRGVALSTDANGWYTKLDPYTGAQQALAEAYRNVCVVGARPVAITDCLNFGNPEDPDAMWQLVQAMTGLADGCVTLKVPVTGGNVSLYNSSGDTMSQPDSSINPTPVVGMLGLMDSVTRVVPAAFVAEGQQILLLGAETTAELDGSAWARFHGHFGGKPPVVDFAAEQALGEVLIAGADSFAHLGAHDISNGGLAQALVEMACRFHIGARLDLRQLQAETGLGATALLFSETQARAVACVRTDHIDAVYRSAAAAGIGVWRIGESGGSDLAITVQQGEVRFSALELVEASNQVLPDLFD; via the coding sequence ATGACGACTTATGACACTGTTGAAAATGCCCAACAGACCCCCGATGAACCGCAAGATTACCGCGCTTTGGGGCTGAAAGATGATGAATATGCCCACATCAAAGAAATCCTGGGACGCCGTCCTACCGCGGCGGAACTGGCGATGTATTCCGTCATGTGGTCCGAACACTGCTCGTATAAATCCTCGAAGAAGCACCTGAAGGAACAGTTCGGCGCGAAAACCACCCCGGAAATGAAGGAACACCTGCTGGTCGGTATGGGCCAAAACGCGGGGGTGGTCGACATCGGGGATGGCTACGCGGTGACGTTCAAGGTCGAGTCGCACAACCACCCCTCTTTTGTGGAGCCGTATCAGGGCGCTGCCACCGGGGTTGGCGGTATCGTCCGTGACATTATGGCGATGGGCGCGCGCCCGGTGGCGGTCATGGACCAGCTGCGTTTTGGGTCAGAAGACCACCCGGACACGGCTCGCGTGGTGCACGGCGTGGTCGCGGGCGTGGGCGGCTACGGCAACTGCCTGGGGCTGCCCAACATCGGCGGCGAAACCGAGTTCGACTCCAGTTATCAAGGAAACCCCCTGGTCAACGCCCTATGTATGGGGGTAATGCGGCACGAGGACATTCACCTGGCTAATGCGACCGGCGTGGGTAACCACGTGGTGCTGTTCGGGGCGCGCACCGGCGGGGACGGCATCGGCGGGGCCTCCATCCTGGCTTCTGAGTCTTTCGAGGACGGCATGCCCACGAAGCGTCCCAGCGTCCAGGTCGGCGACCCCTTTATGGAAAAAGTCCTGATTGAGTGCTGTTTGGAACTGTTTGACGCGGGGGTAGTGGAGGCAATCCAGGACCTTGGCGCGGCGGGGATTTCCTGCGCGACTTCCGAGCTGGCCGCCAATGGAGACTCGGGAATGCACGTAGACCTAGAGAAAGTCCTGCTGCGCGACCCGACCTTGACGGCTGGCGAAATCCTCATGAGCGAATCCCAAGAGCGCATGATGGCTATCGTCTCGACCGCTCACCTCAGCGAGTTTGAGGACATTGTCCGCAAGTGGGACGTGGAATATGCCGTGATTGGCACGGTGACCGGGGACGGACGCTTGACCGTGGACCATCACGGCCAGCGTATCGTGGACGTCGACCCAAAGACCGTCGCTATTGACTCGCCCGTTTATGACCGCCCTTATGCGAAACCGGCTTGGCAAGACGCGCTGAACGCGAACACGGTGCTGGAAGCGATGGCGCGCGGCGAGCTGGAGATGCCGGGGGATAACGACCCGGAGAAACTGCGCCAAGAAATCCTCGACGTGTGTGTGACCAACCCGAATGCGGCGGCAAAGAATTGGGTGACCGACCAGTACGACCGCTTCGTGCGCGGCAATACCGGCCTTAGCTACCCGGATGATGCCGGGGTCATTCGCGTGGTCGAGGAGACCGGGCGCGGCGTGGCGCTGTCTACGGACGCGAACGGGTGGTACACGAAGCTGGATCCTTACACCGGGGCGCAGCAGGCGCTGGCAGAGGCTTACCGCAACGTCTGCGTGGTCGGGGCGCGTCCGGTGGCGATTACGGACTGCCTGAACTTTGGTAACCCGGAGGACCCGGACGCGATGTGGCAGCTGGTCCAGGCGATGACGGGCTTGGCTGACGGCTGCGTCACCCTGAAAGTGCCGGTGACCGGCGGTAACGTGTCGCTGTATAACTCGTCAGGAGACACGATGAGCCAGCCGGATTCTTCCATCAATCCGACCCCGGTGGTGGGGATGCTGGGGTTGATGGACTCGGTGACGCGGGTGGTGCCCGCCGCTTTCGTGGCTGAAGGGCAACAGATTTTGCTGCTCGGCGCCGAAACCACGGCGGAGCTGGACGGTTCGGCCTGGGCGCGGTTCCACGGGCATTTTGGCGGGAAACCGCCGGTAGTGGATTTTGCCGCGGAGCAGGCTTTGGGCGAGGTCTTGATTGCCGGCGCGGATAGTTTTGCTCACCTCGGTGCGCACGACATTTCTAACGGCGGTTTGGCTCAAGCCTTGGTGGAAATGGCGTGCCGTTTCCACATCGGGGCGCGCCTGGATTTGCGCCAGCTGCAAGCCGAAACCGGATTGGGTGCGACGGCGCTGCTGTTCAGCGAGACTCAGGCGCGAGCCGTAGCTTGCGTCCGTACGGACCATATTGACGCGGTGTATCGCAGCGCGGCGGCGGCCGGTATCGGCGTGTGGCGGATTGGCGAGAGCGGCGGGTCCGACTTGGCAATAACCGTGCAACAGGGCGAAGTGCGTTTCTCGGCGCTAGAACTGGTTGAAGCCAGCAACCAGGTCTTGCCTGACTTGTTCGATTGA
- a CDS encoding redoxin domain-containing protein, producing MAILTIGDEFPEYDFQAVVGGVLSELPVNKEEDYFTRVRSADVPEGQWRLFIMWPKDFTFVCPTELAGIAGVYEDLQERHCDVVAVNTDSEYVHLAWRSKDELLKNVPFPLASDLTYEFVKAVGVLNRDGVCDRASFLVDPDNRVRFVSVDDGSVGRNAEELVRQLDALQSGGLTSCGWHPGEPTLDVFKAATNLVSLSI from the coding sequence ATGGCGATTTTGACGATTGGCGACGAGTTCCCGGAGTACGACTTTCAGGCCGTAGTGGGCGGCGTACTCTCTGAGCTGCCCGTGAACAAGGAAGAAGACTACTTTACCCGGGTGCGCTCCGCTGACGTACCGGAGGGCCAGTGGCGCCTGTTCATCATGTGGCCCAAGGACTTCACCTTTGTGTGCCCCACCGAACTGGCTGGTATCGCCGGAGTGTACGAGGATTTGCAGGAACGCCATTGTGACGTGGTGGCGGTGAACACTGATTCCGAGTACGTCCACCTGGCTTGGCGTTCCAAGGATGAGCTGCTGAAAAACGTGCCGTTCCCGCTGGCCAGCGACCTGACTTATGAATTCGTGAAAGCTGTCGGGGTGTTGAACCGTGACGGCGTGTGCGACCGGGCGTCGTTCCTGGTCGACCCCGATAATCGGGTGCGTTTCGTTTCGGTTGACGACGGCTCGGTCGGGCGTAACGCGGAGGAGCTGGTGCGTCAGCTCGACGCCCTGCAGTCCGGCGGCTTGACCTCCTGCGGGTGGCATCCGGGCGAACCGACCCTCGACGTATTCAAAGCGGCCACGAACCTCGTATCGCTGTCTATCTGA
- the gdhA gene encoding NADP-specific glutamate dehydrogenase, giving the protein MHPKLEKVLQETDHRNPGEPEFLQALTEVLISLDPIIERHPEYADYGLLERLTEPERQIIFRVPWVDDHGEVQVNRGYRVEFNSALGPYKGGLRFHKSVNRNIIKFLGFEQIFKNALTNQGIGGGKGGSDFDPHGKSDNEVMLFCQSFMTELYRHIGDKTDVPAGDIGVGGREIGYLFGQYKRLTGVHEAGVLTGKGLGWGGSLVRTEATGYGQVMFARFMAEDRGESLEGRTCAVSGSGNVAIYAIEKAQQLGAKPVTCSDSNGWVYDKDGIDLDLLKEIKEHRRGRVSDYAAQRPSAEFHDSGRVWAVPVDVALPAATQNEIDANDAQTLVKNGCKYVVEGANMPSTPEAIDIFQAAPGVSYAPGKAANAGGVGTSAFEMEQNASRSRWSFEYAEERLEAMMRDIHTDCLATAEDYGKPGDYVYGANITGFRRVADAMLAHGVI; this is encoded by the coding sequence ATGCATCCTAAACTAGAAAAAGTATTACAAGAAACTGATCATCGTAATCCCGGCGAACCGGAGTTCCTACAGGCCTTGACTGAGGTACTGATTTCGCTGGATCCGATTATCGAACGTCACCCCGAATACGCTGATTACGGCCTGTTGGAGCGTCTGACCGAGCCGGAACGCCAGATTATTTTCCGGGTTCCCTGGGTCGACGACCACGGTGAAGTTCAGGTCAACCGCGGCTACCGCGTGGAGTTCAACAGCGCGCTCGGCCCGTACAAGGGCGGCTTGCGCTTCCACAAGTCGGTGAACCGCAACATCATCAAGTTCCTGGGCTTCGAGCAAATCTTTAAGAACGCCCTGACGAACCAGGGCATCGGCGGCGGCAAGGGCGGTTCGGACTTCGACCCGCACGGCAAGTCGGATAACGAAGTCATGCTGTTCTGCCAGTCTTTCATGACCGAGCTGTACCGTCACATCGGCGACAAGACTGACGTCCCCGCTGGTGACATCGGTGTGGGCGGCCGCGAGATTGGCTACCTGTTCGGCCAGTACAAGCGTCTGACCGGCGTGCACGAGGCCGGCGTTCTGACCGGGAAAGGTCTGGGCTGGGGCGGTTCTCTGGTCCGTACCGAGGCGACCGGTTACGGTCAGGTCATGTTCGCCCGGTTCATGGCCGAGGACCGGGGAGAATCCCTGGAAGGCCGGACCTGCGCGGTTTCCGGTTCGGGCAACGTGGCGATTTACGCCATCGAAAAAGCCCAGCAGCTCGGCGCCAAGCCGGTGACCTGCTCGGATTCTAACGGCTGGGTGTATGACAAGGACGGCATCGACCTGGACTTGCTGAAAGAGATTAAGGAACATCGCCGCGGCCGGGTTTCCGACTATGCCGCGCAGCGTCCCAGCGCAGAGTTCCACGATTCCGGCCGAGTTTGGGCCGTTCCCGTTGACGTGGCTCTGCCCGCCGCGACCCAAAACGAAATCGATGCCAACGATGCGCAGACCTTGGTGAAAAACGGCTGCAAGTATGTGGTGGAGGGCGCGAACATGCCCTCGACTCCCGAGGCGATTGACATTTTCCAGGCTGCTCCTGGCGTTTCCTACGCTCCGGGCAAAGCCGCTAACGCCGGTGGCGTGGGGACTTCCGCCTTTGAGATGGAACAGAACGCCTCGCGTTCCCGCTGGTCTTTCGAGTATGCCGAGGAACGCTTGGAAGCTATGATGCGCGACATTCACACCGATTGCTTGGCGACCGCGGAGGATTACGGCAAGCCCGGCGACTACGTCTACGGTGCGAACATCACCGGTTTCCGCCGCGTGGCTGACGCCATGCTGGCTCACGGCGTCATCTGA
- a CDS encoding NAD(+) synthase, translating to MDNIYAHGIARVASATFTIQLGDPHANARQIVELARAAATQHAALVVFPQDCLTGVTLGDWGANTAVANATVSALHWIATQTADLSIVTIVGARLGGVSRAVSIWGGEVHDDLDQSWGFSATNLPGLHILPVVGSLNRLAAADNPAPVSFYTRNSFGAAMSGNSLPSATVIAHLAAPAHTVGSTRHLHRAARALSRDLHLAVVQTIGSHGESSTDGAYSASGFIAADGQVLAAETHLSSAGLTLADIVLPELARAVRYTGPGYTELTGYGDFEVALDLDTEIPLLEPPAQRPLVPVTNRRYRADLREAFDIQRDALVRRLQALGNANIILGISGGLDSTLALLVAKAAKAARDSATAHESARQTAEPNSESNDLLSPAEHLENTRDSALAHESARQTAEPNRESNDCEPEILTFTMPGFATSEHTKGNAQKLAAAVGVSCELIDIRPTATEMLKTMGHPAGHGEAVYDITFENVQAGLRSDYLFRLANQRHGFVLGTGDLSESALGWTTYGVGDHMSHYSVNCGVPKSMMPDLIREAAQVLIERELVADPAGLLDTVESIIATDVTPELIPDHDNGGQTRHQTTEGSIGPYLLHDFFLYHTLRGAGPDLVGFLALAAFTKPAGCQCQDAGGSGQDSTGTKGSVGSSQGSWSNEGRYYSREEVLKWLEVFYRRFLTQQYKRSTSVDGPVIWEGMTLSPRAGFNFPSDLSPAVALAQLKNL from the coding sequence ATGGATAACATCTATGCTCATGGAATCGCGCGCGTTGCCAGCGCGACTTTTACGATTCAGCTGGGAGACCCCCACGCCAATGCCCGCCAAATCGTCGAACTGGCCCGGGCCGCCGCCACCCAACACGCCGCCCTGGTGGTGTTTCCCCAAGACTGCCTGACCGGTGTCACCCTTGGGGATTGGGGCGCGAACACCGCGGTCGCCAACGCCACCGTTTCAGCGCTGCACTGGATTGCGACCCAGACCGCGGATTTGTCGATTGTGACCATCGTGGGGGCGCGCCTCGGCGGGGTGTCACGGGCCGTGTCTATTTGGGGCGGAGAGGTCCACGACGACTTAGACCAGAGCTGGGGATTTTCGGCCACGAACCTGCCCGGACTGCATATTTTGCCGGTCGTCGGCTCGCTAAACCGGCTGGCCGCAGCCGATAATCCGGCTCCCGTCAGCTTCTATACTCGCAACTCTTTCGGCGCGGCCATGTCGGGGAATTCCTTGCCCTCCGCCACCGTCATCGCCCACCTGGCCGCACCGGCACACACGGTCGGTTCCACTCGCCACTTGCACCGCGCGGCTCGCGCCCTCTCCCGGGATTTGCACCTGGCAGTCGTACAAACGATTGGCTCTCACGGTGAATCCTCCACCGATGGGGCCTACAGCGCCAGCGGATTTATTGCCGCTGACGGTCAGGTCCTGGCTGCGGAAACGCACCTGAGCAGTGCCGGTTTGACCCTGGCCGACATCGTGTTGCCCGAACTGGCTCGGGCGGTGCGCTACACCGGCCCGGGCTATACCGAACTGACCGGGTACGGAGACTTCGAAGTGGCGCTGGATTTGGATACCGAGATTCCCCTGCTGGAGCCCCCCGCCCAGCGCCCCCTGGTTCCCGTGACGAACCGGCGCTACCGGGCTGACCTGCGCGAAGCCTTTGATATACAGCGAGATGCCCTGGTGCGGCGCCTACAGGCGCTGGGGAATGCGAACATTATCTTGGGGATTTCCGGCGGCCTAGACTCCACGCTGGCCCTGTTGGTCGCTAAAGCGGCTAAAGCTGCGCGCGACAGCGCGACAGCGCATGAGTCGGCGCGGCAGACGGCGGAGCCGAACAGCGAAAGCAACGATTTGCTTTCGCCGGCGGAGCACCTTGAAAACACCCGCGACAGCGCTTTAGCGCATGAGTCGGCGCGGCAGACGGCGGAGCCGAACCGCGAAAGCAACGATTGCGAGCCGGAGATCCTCACCTTTACCATGCCCGGCTTCGCCACTTCGGAACACACGAAAGGCAACGCCCAAAAACTCGCCGCCGCAGTGGGGGTGAGCTGCGAACTTATCGACATCCGGCCAACTGCGACCGAGATGTTGAAAACGATGGGACATCCCGCCGGACACGGCGAGGCGGTCTATGACATCACGTTTGAGAACGTGCAAGCCGGGTTGCGCAGCGACTACCTGTTCCGGCTGGCCAATCAGCGCCACGGGTTCGTGCTGGGAACCGGGGATTTGTCCGAAAGCGCGCTAGGGTGGACGACTTACGGGGTCGGGGACCACATGAGCCACTATTCGGTGAACTGCGGCGTGCCCAAGTCGATGATGCCCGATTTGATTCGCGAAGCCGCCCAGGTACTCATCGAGCGGGAGTTGGTCGCTGACCCCGCGGGCCTGCTGGACACAGTGGAATCCATCATCGCCACCGATGTCACCCCGGAGCTGATTCCCGACCACGACAACGGCGGGCAAACCAGGCACCAGACAACAGAGGGGTCAATCGGGCCGTACCTGTTGCACGATTTCTTCCTGTATCACACGCTGCGGGGAGCCGGCCCGGACCTGGTGGGATTTCTGGCGCTGGCGGCGTTTACAAAACCCGCGGGGTGTCAGTGTCAGGACGCCGGGGGCTCCGGGCAGGACAGCACGGGGACGAAAGGCTCCGTGGGTAGCTCCCAGGGCAGCTGGTCAAACGAGGGCCGCTACTATAGCCGCGAGGAAGTCCTGAAATGGCTGGAAGTGTTTTACCGCCGCTTCCTGACCCAGCAGTACAAGCGCTCTACCTCGGTCGATGGGCCGGTCATCTGGGAGGGCATGACGCTGTCGCCCCGCGCCGGATTCAACTTCCCCTCGGATTTATCCCCCGCGGTCGCCCTGGCGCAACTGAAAAACCTGTAA
- the galT gene encoding galactose-1-phosphate uridylyltransferase has product MEHLVRKTAIKLADGRDLFYFDDSEPYVSGAATRRSDDPRPLPPRFEPVDGTAVSGPIMRRDPLTGDWIPMAAHRMNRTFLPPADANPLGPARPGATYQDGEIPDTDYDVVVFENRFPSLLEVPGVNNAETHPDGQDLFCERPANGRCEVVCFGPDLHTNLVSMGPGRMRTVIEAWADRTAALSALPQIKQVFVFENHGEDIGVTLSHPHGQIYAYPYLTPKTAAMLRQARALGDKTGDPEVNLIASVRDAEVRAGTRVVADNAHWVLYVPVAARWPIEFHLVPRRIVPDFAALDAAQRESLADIYLKMMIVANHFHREPGRVEDAQPGAYLPVNYISAWHQAPVAPADGRGQLGLHCEFFSFLRAPGKLKYLAGSESGMGAWISDTTPERIATRARQAAHECVELDAFAGLDYPTTFH; this is encoded by the coding sequence ATGGAACACCTGGTACGGAAAACTGCGATAAAACTGGCTGATGGCCGCGATTTGTTCTATTTTGACGATTCTGAGCCCTATGTGTCCGGGGCGGCGACTCGCCGCAGTGACGATCCGCGTCCGCTCCCACCTCGGTTTGAGCCGGTGGATGGAACGGCGGTGTCGGGCCCGATTATGCGCCGCGACCCGTTGACGGGGGATTGGATTCCGATGGCGGCTCACCGCATGAACCGCACTTTCTTGCCGCCCGCTGACGCCAACCCGCTCGGGCCGGCGCGTCCGGGGGCGACCTACCAAGACGGCGAAATCCCGGACACCGACTATGACGTGGTGGTTTTTGAAAACCGTTTCCCCTCCCTGCTGGAAGTCCCCGGCGTAAACAATGCCGAAACTCACCCGGACGGCCAGGACTTGTTCTGTGAGCGTCCCGCCAATGGGCGTTGCGAAGTCGTGTGTTTCGGCCCGGATTTACACACGAACCTGGTTTCGATGGGGCCGGGCCGGATGCGAACCGTCATTGAGGCTTGGGCGGACCGCACCGCCGCGCTCTCAGCGTTGCCCCAGATCAAACAGGTTTTCGTGTTTGAAAATCACGGCGAGGACATCGGGGTGACCCTGTCTCACCCGCACGGGCAGATTTATGCTTACCCTTACTTGACGCCGAAGACCGCGGCAATGTTGCGCCAGGCTCGCGCCCTGGGAGATAAAACCGGCGACCCCGAGGTGAACCTCATCGCCTCGGTGCGCGACGCTGAAGTCCGGGCCGGGACTCGCGTGGTCGCGGACAATGCGCACTGGGTGCTCTATGTTCCGGTCGCGGCCCGCTGGCCTATCGAGTTTCACCTGGTGCCGCGGCGTATCGTGCCGGATTTTGCGGCTCTGGATGCGGCGCAGCGCGAGTCGCTGGCCGATATTTACCTAAAGATGATGATTGTGGCGAACCATTTTCATCGCGAGCCGGGCCGAGTCGAGGACGCCCAGCCGGGGGCATATCTGCCGGTCAACTATATTTCGGCGTGGCATCAAGCGCCGGTGGCGCCCGCGGATGGTCGCGGCCAGCTGGGTTTGCACTGCGAGTTTTTCTCTTTCCTGCGCGCGCCGGGGAAGCTCAAGTACCTGGCGGGTTCCGAATCGGGGATGGGTGCCTGGATTTCCGACACGACCCCGGAACGGATTGCTACCCGCGCCCGGCAGGCGGCGCACGAGTGTGTGGAACTGGACGCTTTTGCGGGTCTGGATTATCCCACGACTTTCCACTAG
- the galK gene encoding galactokinase gives MSDATPATSATPGNTPATPDQSQPQFMDPYSVEQGAERATDLFRHTFGAEPDGVFRAPGRVNVIGEHTDYNGGVALPMALPHATYAAMRPRSDRRLRLISAQFAPGSETLELDLDEFSRGLTDAIPEDGSRLVRGPAAYVGGTILSLEDVLEQPGAATGFDIAVDSCVPLGSGLSSSAALECAVAVGVDALCGFGLADSIPGRHQLVDAGRRAENFYVGAPTGGLDQAAALLSHPNQVFLLDCRTFETIDFPFALAKAGMELLVIDTRARHDLADGQYAARRQTCEIAAAAMGVEFLGELVGVLQPADFDRPLENPDIATILPRLSKRLGEGEAAAEVFRRARHVLTEIVRTRNFAYELMRPTVDWRKLGQMMNESHESLRVDYEVSCPELDLAVQAALDAGALGARMTGGGFGGCAIALVHLDDVDRVARDVTAAFSQAGWEPPAFLVGEPSAAAGRV, from the coding sequence ATGAGCGACGCCACCCCCGCCACCTCCGCCACTCCGGGTAACACCCCGGCTACCCCGGACCAATCCCAGCCGCAATTTATGGACCCTTACTCGGTGGAACAGGGCGCTGAACGCGCCACCGACCTGTTCCGGCACACGTTTGGCGCCGAGCCGGACGGGGTGTTTCGTGCGCCGGGACGGGTCAATGTCATCGGGGAGCACACGGATTACAACGGTGGGGTCGCGCTACCGATGGCTCTGCCTCACGCGACCTATGCCGCGATGCGCCCGCGCTCGGATCGCCGGTTACGCCTCATTTCGGCCCAATTCGCCCCCGGCAGCGAGACGCTGGAACTGGACTTGGACGAGTTTTCCCGCGGCTTGACGGACGCGATTCCCGAGGACGGTTCGCGCCTGGTCCGCGGCCCGGCGGCTTACGTGGGCGGCACGATTCTGAGTCTGGAGGACGTCTTGGAACAGCCGGGGGCGGCGACCGGTTTCGATATTGCGGTGGATTCCTGCGTGCCGCTGGGGTCGGGTCTGTCCTCGTCGGCGGCGTTGGAGTGTGCCGTGGCGGTCGGGGTTGACGCGCTGTGCGGGTTTGGCTTGGCCGACTCGATTCCGGGCCGCCACCAGCTGGTTGACGCGGGTCGGCGGGCCGAAAACTTTTATGTCGGAGCGCCCACCGGCGGGTTGGATCAGGCGGCAGCGCTACTGAGCCACCCCAATCAGGTGTTTCTGCTGGATTGCCGGACTTTTGAGACGATAGATTTCCCGTTTGCGCTGGCAAAAGCGGGGATGGAGCTGCTGGTCATCGACACGCGGGCGCGTCATGATTTGGCTGACGGCCAATATGCGGCGCGCCGCCAGACGTGTGAAATTGCGGCCGCGGCGATGGGCGTGGAGTTTCTGGGTGAGCTGGTGGGCGTGCTGCAGCCTGCAGACTTCGACCGGCCGCTGGAAAACCCTGACATTGCCACGATTTTGCCGCGTTTGTCCAAGCGTCTGGGCGAGGGTGAAGCGGCCGCGGAGGTGTTTCGCCGGGCGCGCCACGTGCTGACGGAAATCGTGCGGACCCGCAACTTTGCTTACGAGTTGATGCGTCCCACGGTGGATTGGCGCAAACTGGGCCAGATGATGAACGAGTCTCACGAGTCTCTGCGGGTCGACTATGAGGTGAGCTGCCCGGAGTTGGATTTGGCGGTCCAAGCGGCGCTGGACGCCGGAGCGTTGGGGGCGCGTATGACGGGCGGAGGTTTCGGCGGTTGCGCCATCGCGTTGGTTCACCTGGATGACGTAGACCGGGTTGCGCGTGATGTGACTGCCGCGTTTAGCCAGGCCGGCTGGGAACCGCCGGCGTTCCTGGTGGGTGAGCCTTCCGCAGCCGCCGGTCGGGTTTAG
- a CDS encoding sterol carrier family protein produces the protein MGKKISDTVGRAAVSAWISGVCGVSEAGSEGTVPPRHSQGLIGQLSGLSAAVPRATVATAVRFTLQLLEARAPGQAVEVRVPPFGAVQILPGTTHRRGTPPAVIEMPAEVWLALAVGVLPWSTAISQGLVAASGNRADLGELLPLRI, from the coding sequence GTGGGTAAAAAAATTTCTGACACAGTCGGTCGGGCCGCGGTTTCCGCTTGGATTTCCGGGGTTTGCGGCGTCTCCGAAGCCGGGTCTGAGGGGACTGTGCCGCCGCGGCATTCTCAGGGTTTGATAGGACAATTGTCAGGTTTGAGTGCTGCCGTGCCGCGGGCTACGGTAGCGACCGCGGTTCGGTTTACCCTGCAGCTGTTGGAAGCGCGGGCGCCGGGTCAGGCGGTGGAGGTGCGGGTTCCGCCGTTCGGGGCGGTACAGATTCTGCCGGGGACGACGCATCGGCGCGGGACTCCACCGGCGGTCATCGAGATGCCTGCCGAGGTGTGGCTGGCGTTAGCGGTTGGGGTTTTGCCCTGGTCAACGGCTATTTCACAAGGGTTGGTGGCGGCTTCGGGGAATCGTGCCGACTTGGGGGAGTTGTTGCCGCTACGAATCTAA